The Gordonia sp. KTR9 genome contains a region encoding:
- the yidD gene encoding membrane protein insertion efficiency factor YidD, whose amino-acid sequence MSGTSGTTSSSEPHVGSAVIHPDPSIGRGARLVRGLRLLPSRTVIFLIELYRTWVSPMRLPSCRFEPTCSGYAVEALDRHGFFYGSVLSIIRLAKCGPWHKPGYDPVPERGFGDLCRDLWNAVTGTHRPRNHQHASGETRAL is encoded by the coding sequence ATGAGCGGCACCTCCGGCACCACGTCGTCGTCTGAGCCCCACGTCGGGTCGGCGGTGATCCACCCCGACCCGTCGATCGGACGCGGTGCTCGCCTGGTGCGCGGATTGCGTCTGCTCCCCAGCCGCACCGTCATCTTCCTCATCGAGCTGTATCGCACCTGGGTCTCCCCGATGCGCCTGCCGTCCTGCCGCTTCGAGCCCACCTGCTCGGGATACGCGGTCGAAGCACTCGACCGGCACGGCTTCTTCTACGGCTCGGTTCTGTCGATCATCCGGCTCGCCAAGTGCGGGCCGTGGCACAAACCCGGTTACGACCCGGTCCCCGAGCGCGGCTTCGGAGACCTGTGCCGCGACCTGTGGAATGCGGTCACCGGCACACACCGACCTCGAAACCATCAGCACGCGTCCGGCGAGACGCGTGCCCTGTGA
- the rnpA gene encoding ribonuclease P protein component, giving the protein MTAPLHRISRGSDFSRTLKSGARVNSRDFVVHLAMVGRHWPDPRGLRRDVAMSGGPWLGLVVSKSVGNAVTRHLVARRLRAAFAGASQLLPDETYVVVRARRSAADRSSDELADQLRDAFTSRRVAGLADAVSAPADGARSQR; this is encoded by the coding sequence ATGACTGCGCCCCTTCATCGGATCTCACGGGGATCCGACTTCTCTCGCACCCTCAAGTCCGGTGCGCGGGTGAACAGTCGTGACTTCGTCGTCCATCTCGCGATGGTCGGTCGTCACTGGCCGGACCCTCGAGGTCTGCGTCGCGACGTGGCGATGTCCGGCGGCCCCTGGCTCGGCCTGGTCGTCAGCAAGTCCGTCGGCAACGCGGTGACGCGCCATCTCGTCGCTCGTCGTCTGCGCGCGGCGTTCGCGGGTGCGTCACAGCTGCTTCCCGACGAGACCTACGTGGTCGTCCGCGCTCGTCGCAGCGCGGCAGATCGATCCAGCGACGAGCTCGCAGATCAGCTACGTGACGCGTTCACGAGCAGGCGGGTAGCCGGTCTGGCCGACGCCGTCTCGGCTCCGGCCGACGGGGCGAGGTCGCAGCGATGA
- the rpmH gene encoding 50S ribosomal protein L34 — translation MAKGKRTFQPNNRRRARVHGFRLRMRTRAGRAIVSGRRSKGRAKLTA, via the coding sequence GTGGCCAAGGGCAAGCGTACTTTCCAGCCGAACAACCGTCGTCGCGCACGCGTGCACGGTTTCCGTCTGCGCATGCGGACCCGCGCCGGGCGTGCCATCGTCAGCGGCCGCCGTTCCAAGGGCCGCGCGAAGCTCACCGCCTGA